A window of the Scophthalmus maximus strain ysfricsl-2021 chromosome 8, ASM2237912v1, whole genome shotgun sequence genome harbors these coding sequences:
- the atad5b gene encoding ATPase family AAA domain-containing protein 5b isoform X2, with product MTQPSAKVKTPPHRGDVDFFTMRNKLKRSRNHRQTTCASDERTHTTEATAASAQVSCSNDKPPAEDDDSFSLVAEVKRGFSEREIQTLQDRRKFCCATDAKIAPIFLSSKCKGSRNAQLCPPAGKLQEPVPPPPQHRSSTFTVAHLSGTEGPGGQLSPSSLHDCVEEIKWSNPSFPVLTMFSTLQKKSGERLQEAGSTEGSLHPRSQQHHSKEKRKQADGGSERESKRLKCSASEGSVGLDGCHLSAQGVQEGFVKKQPRSSKLSRTRRLKQKSLAGPDNNFALDSEQINVTECDSQSPIIQDILHRASFEDVLWTDKYSPQHSSEVIGNCVSVNKLHSWLKKWKIRADCDERRKMEERRDEDNSTDSWDCGDFQGEAGAEDDREDPLCNTTLITGPPGVGKTAAVYACAQELGFKVFEVNCSSQRSGRHVLSQLKEATQSYLVETSGKDPLKPAFLNNYNTSSCARKHETLPVKPVPPQNVISTSKKKAAQNSGRSSCKGKANVAAVTLANYFKVKARADRLHFDGTSPFEKPDGKKLGNSSRSCDQTVSRSKKTATSLILFEEVDVIFDDDVGFLGAIKTFMTTTKRPVILTTNDPLFRERFNCCLEEIVFKTPSAVNVCSYLQLVCLAENVRLELDDASSLLRQLCGDVRRCLLQLQLWVHSGGGRAAQSGGCKEPIRVQYTYAAEDGDILDSSLPPCDTSCTASMLGLQPVNQKQLLNLLKCHHWSETDTNKLLGLLAESWRGGVPLLYNNLELLLPKATSVQYLDRVSSSGLQSELAPFYTDPLCLRLQPNLSPKASATDRKSVWNISRLSRRKCTATSPSTLTHKPRRTSLILSKGARSRIPRSSDNSEQMSAKVATDSFDALTDFFDLMSYLDVTLPAAAPLAAGLYRPESAFVWTGAEIKDGLLDELNEEEGGSSWSQERLLDIKAAAEGLGCHRCWWQVSQAWTEAQTYRRELEDEKWVKMVERLTFPASAKGQSLRFSFQPPCAPLVSRRRYELSRMVLSSKSLSLLGNRRAVGADYMPVLRSICRFHRAQQQKEEAVRCPNYLRSINLGLSKSTLQLLAEDFS from the exons ATGACGCAGCCGAGCGCCAAAGTCAAAACACCTCCGCACAGAGGGGATGTGGATTTCTTTACAATGCGAAACAAACTGAAACGGAGCAGAAACCACAGGCAGACGACGTGTGCGAGCGACGAGCGAACACACACCACCGAGGCGACGGCGGCGTCAGCACAGGTGAGCTGCTCCAACGACAAACCACCAGCAGAGGATGACGATTCGTTCTCGCTGGTCGCAGAAGTCAAACGTGGCTTTTCCGAACGTGAAATTCAAACACTGCAGGATCGAAGGAAGTTTTGCTGCGCGACAGACGCTAAAATCGCGCCCATTTTCTTATCAAGTAAGTGCAAAGGGAGCAGGAATGCCCAGCTCTGCCCGCCTGCAGGGAAGCTGCAGGAACCGgtgccgcctcctcctcagcatcgGTCATCAACATTCACAGTGGCTCACCTGAGCGGGACAGAGGGGCCTGGAGGGCAGCTGTCACCCTCATCCCTGCACGACTGCGTGGAAGAAATCAAATGGTCGAatccttcatttcctgtcctaACAATGTTCAGCACTTTGCAGAAGAAATCAGGTGAAAGACTGCAGGAAGCTGGATCCACGG AGGGCTCCCTTCATCCACGCTCCCAACAGCACCACtcgaaggagaagaggaaacaagcAGATGGAGGCTCTGAGAGGGAGTCGAAGCGTCTGAAGTGCAGTGCATCAGAGGGCAGCGTCGGTTTGGATGGGTGTCACCTGTCGGCACAGGGCGTCCAGGAAGGCTTCGTGAAGAAGCAGCCGAGGAGCAGTAAGCTGAGTCGCACTCGCAGACTGAAGCAGAAAAGTCTTGCAGGCCCGGACAACAACTTTGCGCTGGACTCTGAACAGATAAATGTCACAGAATGTGACAGCCAATCACCTATAATCCAAGATATTCTCCACAGAG CCAGTTTTGAGGATGTTCTCTGGACAGACAAGTACAGTCCTCAGCATTCAAGTGAAGTCATTGGTAACTGTGTCTCAGTCAATAAACTGCACAG TTGGttgaagaaatggaaaataagagCAGACTGTgacgagaggagaaaaatggaggaaaggagggaTGAAGATAACAGCACGG ACTCGTGGGACTGTGGAGACTTCCAAGGTGAGGCCGGTGCAGAGGACGACAGAGAGGATCCACTGTGTAACACCACGCTGATCACAGGGCCTCCGGGTGTGGGGAAGACCGCCGCAGTGTACGCCTGCGCTCAGGAGCTGGGCTTCAAG GTGTTCGAGGTGAACTGCTCCTCACAGCGCAGTGGCCGCCACGTTCTGTCCCAGCTGAAGGAGGCCACCCAGTCCTACTTGGTGGAGACGTCGGGCAAAGATCCACTGAAGCCAGCCTTTCTAAACAACTACAACACCAGCAGCTGCGCTCGTAAACATGAGACTTTACCCG TTAAACCAGTGCCTCCTCAAAATGTCATCTCTACCTCAAAAAAGAAGGCGGCACAGAACTCTGGCCGCTCTAGTTGCAAAGGAAAAGCTAATGTAGCCGCAGTCACTTTGGCCAACTACTTCAAGGTGAAGGCCAGAGCAGATCGCTTGCACTTTGATGGCACGTCGCCATTCGAGAAACCAGACGGCAAGAAATTGGGCAACTCATCACGGAGCTGTGATCAAACAGTGTCACGGAGCAAAAAGACAGCCACGTCACTCATTCTGTTTGAGGAG GTCGATGTCATATTTGACGACGATGTCGGTTTCCTCGGAGCCATCAAGACTTTCATGACGACGACTAAAAGACCAGTCATTCTGACCACCAATG ATCCTTTGTTCAGAGAGAGATTCAACTGCTGCTTGGAGGAAATCGTTTTCAAAACCCCTTCAGCG GTGAATGTGTGTAGCTACCTGCAGCTGGTGTGTTTGGCTGAGAACGTGCGACTGGAGTTGGATGATGCCAGCAGCCTCCTCAGACAATTGTGTGGCGACGTCAGGcgctgcctgctgcagctgcagctctgggtGCACAGTGGTGGAGGGCGGGCGGCTCAGAGCGGAGGCTGTAAGGAGCCCATTCGTGTGCAGT ACACGTATGCTGCAGAAGACGGAGACATTTTGGATTCCAGTCTTCCTCCATGCGACACAAGCTGCACTGCCAGCATGCTGGGCCTCCAACCTGTGAACCAAAAGCAACTTCTGAATCTTTTAAAG TGTCATCACTGGTCGGAAACGGACACAAACAAGCTCCTGGGGCTCTTAGCTGAGAGCTGGAGAGGAGGTGTGCCTCTTCTCTACAACAACCTGGAGCTCCTTCTGCCAAAGGCAACCTCAGTCCAGTACCTTGACAGGGTGTCTTCTTCTGGGCTACAGAGTGAGCTGGCCCCCTTTTACACTGATCCTCTCTGCCTGAGGCTCCAACCAAATTTGAGCCCAAAAGCGTCAGCGACCGACAGAAAATCAGTTTGGAATATCTCCAGACTTAGTAGAAGGAAATGTACCGCAACATCACCTTCTACTTTGACACACAAACCTCGAAGAACCTCATTAATATTATCAAAGGGGGCTCGTTCAAGAATCCCTAGGTCAAGTGACAACTCGGAACAAATGTCAGCCAAAGTGGCCACCGACTCTTTCGATGCGCTGACAGACTTCTTTGACCTCATGTCGTACCTTGATGTCACGCTGCCAGCTGCAGCTCCGCTCGCTGCAGGCTTGTACAGACCTGAGTCTGCGTTTGTCTGGACAGGAGCAGAGATAAAGGACGGCTTGTTGGATGAGTtgaatgaggaggagggtggcaGCAGCTGGAGCCAGGAGAGGCTGTTGGACattaaagctgctgctgaaggctTGGGCTGTCACAGATGCTGGTGGCAAGTGTCTCAGGCTTGGACCGAAGCCCAAACGTACAGACGAGAGCTGGAGGATGAAAAGTGggtgaagatggtggagagacTGACATTCCCTGCCTCTGCCAAAGGACAGAGCCTCAGATTTAGCTTTCAACCTCCGTGTGCACCACT TGTGTCCCGAAGGAGGTACGAGTTGAGCAGGATGGTGCTGAGCAGTAAATCGCTCAGCCTGCTTGGGAACAGACGAGCTGTCGGTGCCGACTACATGCCAGTGCTGCGCTCCATCTGTCGCTTTCATCgagcacagcagcagaaagaggagGCAGTCAG GTGTCCGAACTACCTCAGGAGCATAAACCTGGGCCTGTCAAAGTCAACTCTTCAACTCCTGGCAGAAGATTTCTCTTAG
- the atad5b gene encoding ATPase family AAA domain-containing protein 5b isoform X1 produces the protein MTQPSAKVKTPPHRGDVDFFTMRNKLKRSRNHRQTTCASDERTHTTEATAASAQVSCSNDKPPAEDDDSFSLVAEVKRGFSEREIQTLQDRRKFCCATDAKIAPIFLSSKCKGSRNAQLCPPAGKLQEPVPPPPQHRSSTFTVAHLSGTEGPGGQLSPSSLHDCVEEIKWSNPSFPVLTMFSTLQKKSGERLQEAGSTEGSLHPRSQQHHSKEKRKQADGGSERESKRLKCSASEGSVGLDGCHLSAQGVQEGFVKKQPRSSKLSRTRRLKQKSLAGPDNNFALDSEQINVTECDSQSPIIQDILHREASFEDVLWTDKYSPQHSSEVIGNCVSVNKLHSWLKKWKIRADCDERRKMEERRDEDNSTDSWDCGDFQGEAGAEDDREDPLCNTTLITGPPGVGKTAAVYACAQELGFKVFEVNCSSQRSGRHVLSQLKEATQSYLVETSGKDPLKPAFLNNYNTSSCARKHETLPVKPVPPQNVISTSKKKAAQNSGRSSCKGKANVAAVTLANYFKVKARADRLHFDGTSPFEKPDGKKLGNSSRSCDQTVSRSKKTATSLILFEEVDVIFDDDVGFLGAIKTFMTTTKRPVILTTNDPLFRERFNCCLEEIVFKTPSAVNVCSYLQLVCLAENVRLELDDASSLLRQLCGDVRRCLLQLQLWVHSGGGRAAQSGGCKEPIRVQYTYAAEDGDILDSSLPPCDTSCTASMLGLQPVNQKQLLNLLKCHHWSETDTNKLLGLLAESWRGGVPLLYNNLELLLPKATSVQYLDRVSSSGLQSELAPFYTDPLCLRLQPNLSPKASATDRKSVWNISRLSRRKCTATSPSTLTHKPRRTSLILSKGARSRIPRSSDNSEQMSAKVATDSFDALTDFFDLMSYLDVTLPAAAPLAAGLYRPESAFVWTGAEIKDGLLDELNEEEGGSSWSQERLLDIKAAAEGLGCHRCWWQVSQAWTEAQTYRRELEDEKWVKMVERLTFPASAKGQSLRFSFQPPCAPLVSRRRYELSRMVLSSKSLSLLGNRRAVGADYMPVLRSICRFHRAQQQKEEAVRCPNYLRSINLGLSKSTLQLLAEDFS, from the exons ATGACGCAGCCGAGCGCCAAAGTCAAAACACCTCCGCACAGAGGGGATGTGGATTTCTTTACAATGCGAAACAAACTGAAACGGAGCAGAAACCACAGGCAGACGACGTGTGCGAGCGACGAGCGAACACACACCACCGAGGCGACGGCGGCGTCAGCACAGGTGAGCTGCTCCAACGACAAACCACCAGCAGAGGATGACGATTCGTTCTCGCTGGTCGCAGAAGTCAAACGTGGCTTTTCCGAACGTGAAATTCAAACACTGCAGGATCGAAGGAAGTTTTGCTGCGCGACAGACGCTAAAATCGCGCCCATTTTCTTATCAAGTAAGTGCAAAGGGAGCAGGAATGCCCAGCTCTGCCCGCCTGCAGGGAAGCTGCAGGAACCGgtgccgcctcctcctcagcatcgGTCATCAACATTCACAGTGGCTCACCTGAGCGGGACAGAGGGGCCTGGAGGGCAGCTGTCACCCTCATCCCTGCACGACTGCGTGGAAGAAATCAAATGGTCGAatccttcatttcctgtcctaACAATGTTCAGCACTTTGCAGAAGAAATCAGGTGAAAGACTGCAGGAAGCTGGATCCACGG AGGGCTCCCTTCATCCACGCTCCCAACAGCACCACtcgaaggagaagaggaaacaagcAGATGGAGGCTCTGAGAGGGAGTCGAAGCGTCTGAAGTGCAGTGCATCAGAGGGCAGCGTCGGTTTGGATGGGTGTCACCTGTCGGCACAGGGCGTCCAGGAAGGCTTCGTGAAGAAGCAGCCGAGGAGCAGTAAGCTGAGTCGCACTCGCAGACTGAAGCAGAAAAGTCTTGCAGGCCCGGACAACAACTTTGCGCTGGACTCTGAACAGATAAATGTCACAGAATGTGACAGCCAATCACCTATAATCCAAGATATTCTCCACAGAG AAGCCAGTTTTGAGGATGTTCTCTGGACAGACAAGTACAGTCCTCAGCATTCAAGTGAAGTCATTGGTAACTGTGTCTCAGTCAATAAACTGCACAG TTGGttgaagaaatggaaaataagagCAGACTGTgacgagaggagaaaaatggaggaaaggagggaTGAAGATAACAGCACGG ACTCGTGGGACTGTGGAGACTTCCAAGGTGAGGCCGGTGCAGAGGACGACAGAGAGGATCCACTGTGTAACACCACGCTGATCACAGGGCCTCCGGGTGTGGGGAAGACCGCCGCAGTGTACGCCTGCGCTCAGGAGCTGGGCTTCAAG GTGTTCGAGGTGAACTGCTCCTCACAGCGCAGTGGCCGCCACGTTCTGTCCCAGCTGAAGGAGGCCACCCAGTCCTACTTGGTGGAGACGTCGGGCAAAGATCCACTGAAGCCAGCCTTTCTAAACAACTACAACACCAGCAGCTGCGCTCGTAAACATGAGACTTTACCCG TTAAACCAGTGCCTCCTCAAAATGTCATCTCTACCTCAAAAAAGAAGGCGGCACAGAACTCTGGCCGCTCTAGTTGCAAAGGAAAAGCTAATGTAGCCGCAGTCACTTTGGCCAACTACTTCAAGGTGAAGGCCAGAGCAGATCGCTTGCACTTTGATGGCACGTCGCCATTCGAGAAACCAGACGGCAAGAAATTGGGCAACTCATCACGGAGCTGTGATCAAACAGTGTCACGGAGCAAAAAGACAGCCACGTCACTCATTCTGTTTGAGGAG GTCGATGTCATATTTGACGACGATGTCGGTTTCCTCGGAGCCATCAAGACTTTCATGACGACGACTAAAAGACCAGTCATTCTGACCACCAATG ATCCTTTGTTCAGAGAGAGATTCAACTGCTGCTTGGAGGAAATCGTTTTCAAAACCCCTTCAGCG GTGAATGTGTGTAGCTACCTGCAGCTGGTGTGTTTGGCTGAGAACGTGCGACTGGAGTTGGATGATGCCAGCAGCCTCCTCAGACAATTGTGTGGCGACGTCAGGcgctgcctgctgcagctgcagctctgggtGCACAGTGGTGGAGGGCGGGCGGCTCAGAGCGGAGGCTGTAAGGAGCCCATTCGTGTGCAGT ACACGTATGCTGCAGAAGACGGAGACATTTTGGATTCCAGTCTTCCTCCATGCGACACAAGCTGCACTGCCAGCATGCTGGGCCTCCAACCTGTGAACCAAAAGCAACTTCTGAATCTTTTAAAG TGTCATCACTGGTCGGAAACGGACACAAACAAGCTCCTGGGGCTCTTAGCTGAGAGCTGGAGAGGAGGTGTGCCTCTTCTCTACAACAACCTGGAGCTCCTTCTGCCAAAGGCAACCTCAGTCCAGTACCTTGACAGGGTGTCTTCTTCTGGGCTACAGAGTGAGCTGGCCCCCTTTTACACTGATCCTCTCTGCCTGAGGCTCCAACCAAATTTGAGCCCAAAAGCGTCAGCGACCGACAGAAAATCAGTTTGGAATATCTCCAGACTTAGTAGAAGGAAATGTACCGCAACATCACCTTCTACTTTGACACACAAACCTCGAAGAACCTCATTAATATTATCAAAGGGGGCTCGTTCAAGAATCCCTAGGTCAAGTGACAACTCGGAACAAATGTCAGCCAAAGTGGCCACCGACTCTTTCGATGCGCTGACAGACTTCTTTGACCTCATGTCGTACCTTGATGTCACGCTGCCAGCTGCAGCTCCGCTCGCTGCAGGCTTGTACAGACCTGAGTCTGCGTTTGTCTGGACAGGAGCAGAGATAAAGGACGGCTTGTTGGATGAGTtgaatgaggaggagggtggcaGCAGCTGGAGCCAGGAGAGGCTGTTGGACattaaagctgctgctgaaggctTGGGCTGTCACAGATGCTGGTGGCAAGTGTCTCAGGCTTGGACCGAAGCCCAAACGTACAGACGAGAGCTGGAGGATGAAAAGTGggtgaagatggtggagagacTGACATTCCCTGCCTCTGCCAAAGGACAGAGCCTCAGATTTAGCTTTCAACCTCCGTGTGCACCACT TGTGTCCCGAAGGAGGTACGAGTTGAGCAGGATGGTGCTGAGCAGTAAATCGCTCAGCCTGCTTGGGAACAGACGAGCTGTCGGTGCCGACTACATGCCAGTGCTGCGCTCCATCTGTCGCTTTCATCgagcacagcagcagaaagaggagGCAGTCAG GTGTCCGAACTACCTCAGGAGCATAAACCTGGGCCTGTCAAAGTCAACTCTTCAACTCCTGGCAGAAGATTTCTCTTAG
- the atad5b gene encoding ATPase family AAA domain-containing protein 5b isoform X4 — MTQPSAKVKTPPHRGDVDFFTMRNKLKRSRNHRQTTCASDERTHTTEATAASAQVSCSNDKPPAEDDDSFSLVAEVKRGFSEREIQTLQDRRKFCCATDAKIAPIFLSSKCKGSRNAQLCPPAGKLQEPVPPPPQHRSSTFTVAHLSGTEGPGGQLSPSSLHDCVEEIKWSNPSFPVLTMFSTLQKKSGERLQEAGSTEGSLHPRSQQHHSKEKRKQADGGSERESKRLKCSASEGSVGLDGCHLSAQGVQEGFVKKQPRSSKLSRTRRLKQKSLAGPDNNFALDSEQINVTECDSQSPIIQDILHREASFEDVLWTDKYSPQHSSEVIGNCVSVNKLHSWLKKWKIRADCDERRKMEERRDEDNSTDSWDCGDFQGEAGAEDDREDPLCNTTLITGPPGVGKTAAVYACAQELGFKVFEVNCSSQRSGRHVLSQLKEATQSYLVETSGKDPLKPAFLNNYNTSSCARKHETLPVKPVPPQNVISTSKKKAAQNSGRSSCKGKANVAAVTLANYFKVKARADRLHFDGTSPFEKPDGKKLGNSSRSCDQTVSRSKKTATSLILFEEVDVIFDDDVGFLGAIKTFMTTTKRPVILTTNDPLFRERFNCCLEEIVFKTPSAVNVCSYLQLVCLAENVRLELDDASSLLRQLCGDVRRCLLQLQLWVHSGGGRAAQSGGCKEPIRVQYTYAAEDGDILDSSLPPCDTSCTASMLGLQPVNQKQLLNLLKCVPKEVRVEQDGAEQ; from the exons ATGACGCAGCCGAGCGCCAAAGTCAAAACACCTCCGCACAGAGGGGATGTGGATTTCTTTACAATGCGAAACAAACTGAAACGGAGCAGAAACCACAGGCAGACGACGTGTGCGAGCGACGAGCGAACACACACCACCGAGGCGACGGCGGCGTCAGCACAGGTGAGCTGCTCCAACGACAAACCACCAGCAGAGGATGACGATTCGTTCTCGCTGGTCGCAGAAGTCAAACGTGGCTTTTCCGAACGTGAAATTCAAACACTGCAGGATCGAAGGAAGTTTTGCTGCGCGACAGACGCTAAAATCGCGCCCATTTTCTTATCAAGTAAGTGCAAAGGGAGCAGGAATGCCCAGCTCTGCCCGCCTGCAGGGAAGCTGCAGGAACCGgtgccgcctcctcctcagcatcgGTCATCAACATTCACAGTGGCTCACCTGAGCGGGACAGAGGGGCCTGGAGGGCAGCTGTCACCCTCATCCCTGCACGACTGCGTGGAAGAAATCAAATGGTCGAatccttcatttcctgtcctaACAATGTTCAGCACTTTGCAGAAGAAATCAGGTGAAAGACTGCAGGAAGCTGGATCCACGG AGGGCTCCCTTCATCCACGCTCCCAACAGCACCACtcgaaggagaagaggaaacaagcAGATGGAGGCTCTGAGAGGGAGTCGAAGCGTCTGAAGTGCAGTGCATCAGAGGGCAGCGTCGGTTTGGATGGGTGTCACCTGTCGGCACAGGGCGTCCAGGAAGGCTTCGTGAAGAAGCAGCCGAGGAGCAGTAAGCTGAGTCGCACTCGCAGACTGAAGCAGAAAAGTCTTGCAGGCCCGGACAACAACTTTGCGCTGGACTCTGAACAGATAAATGTCACAGAATGTGACAGCCAATCACCTATAATCCAAGATATTCTCCACAGAG AAGCCAGTTTTGAGGATGTTCTCTGGACAGACAAGTACAGTCCTCAGCATTCAAGTGAAGTCATTGGTAACTGTGTCTCAGTCAATAAACTGCACAG TTGGttgaagaaatggaaaataagagCAGACTGTgacgagaggagaaaaatggaggaaaggagggaTGAAGATAACAGCACGG ACTCGTGGGACTGTGGAGACTTCCAAGGTGAGGCCGGTGCAGAGGACGACAGAGAGGATCCACTGTGTAACACCACGCTGATCACAGGGCCTCCGGGTGTGGGGAAGACCGCCGCAGTGTACGCCTGCGCTCAGGAGCTGGGCTTCAAG GTGTTCGAGGTGAACTGCTCCTCACAGCGCAGTGGCCGCCACGTTCTGTCCCAGCTGAAGGAGGCCACCCAGTCCTACTTGGTGGAGACGTCGGGCAAAGATCCACTGAAGCCAGCCTTTCTAAACAACTACAACACCAGCAGCTGCGCTCGTAAACATGAGACTTTACCCG TTAAACCAGTGCCTCCTCAAAATGTCATCTCTACCTCAAAAAAGAAGGCGGCACAGAACTCTGGCCGCTCTAGTTGCAAAGGAAAAGCTAATGTAGCCGCAGTCACTTTGGCCAACTACTTCAAGGTGAAGGCCAGAGCAGATCGCTTGCACTTTGATGGCACGTCGCCATTCGAGAAACCAGACGGCAAGAAATTGGGCAACTCATCACGGAGCTGTGATCAAACAGTGTCACGGAGCAAAAAGACAGCCACGTCACTCATTCTGTTTGAGGAG GTCGATGTCATATTTGACGACGATGTCGGTTTCCTCGGAGCCATCAAGACTTTCATGACGACGACTAAAAGACCAGTCATTCTGACCACCAATG ATCCTTTGTTCAGAGAGAGATTCAACTGCTGCTTGGAGGAAATCGTTTTCAAAACCCCTTCAGCG GTGAATGTGTGTAGCTACCTGCAGCTGGTGTGTTTGGCTGAGAACGTGCGACTGGAGTTGGATGATGCCAGCAGCCTCCTCAGACAATTGTGTGGCGACGTCAGGcgctgcctgctgcagctgcagctctgggtGCACAGTGGTGGAGGGCGGGCGGCTCAGAGCGGAGGCTGTAAGGAGCCCATTCGTGTGCAGT ACACGTATGCTGCAGAAGACGGAGACATTTTGGATTCCAGTCTTCCTCCATGCGACACAAGCTGCACTGCCAGCATGCTGGGCCTCCAACCTGTGAACCAAAAGCAACTTCTGAATCTTTTAAAG TGTGTCCCGAAGGAGGTACGAGTTGAGCAGGATGGTGCTGAGCAGTAA